In Candidatus Polarisedimenticolaceae bacterium, a genomic segment contains:
- a CDS encoding LytTR family DNA-binding domain-containing protein, which produces MIERVLVADDEPLARERVRQLVSRVAPGATIWDAGDGDDAIALIRAHAPQVVFLDIEMPGRRGFEVVNVIGPERMPATVFVTAYDEHALAAFDAAALDYLLKPVDEARFRTAWRKVEDRIGSREILGEAERLRGLLASAAKNSPTLVLKDAGRSVVVRLDAVRWIESSGNHVLFHAAEGPTRIRGTLASIEARLDPTRFARIHRRYLVALDALREVRAWSGGDQLVVLDGGAKLPVSRNHRDELEARLRERR; this is translated from the coding sequence ATGATTGAGCGCGTCCTCGTAGCCGACGACGAGCCCCTCGCTCGCGAGCGCGTGCGTCAGCTCGTGTCCCGCGTAGCGCCCGGCGCCACGATCTGGGACGCCGGCGACGGCGACGACGCGATCGCCCTCATTCGGGCGCACGCGCCGCAGGTCGTGTTCCTCGATATCGAGATGCCGGGGCGCCGCGGCTTCGAGGTCGTGAACGTGATCGGGCCGGAGCGGATGCCCGCTACCGTCTTCGTGACCGCCTACGACGAGCACGCGCTCGCCGCATTCGATGCGGCCGCGCTCGACTATCTCCTCAAGCCGGTGGACGAGGCGCGCTTCCGCACGGCGTGGAGGAAGGTCGAGGATCGCATCGGGTCGCGCGAGATCCTGGGCGAAGCCGAGAGGTTGCGCGGCCTCCTCGCGTCTGCCGCCAAGAACTCACCCACCCTGGTGCTGAAGGACGCGGGCCGCTCGGTCGTCGTCCGGCTGGACGCCGTGCGATGGATCGAATCGTCGGGGAATCACGTCCTGTTCCACGCGGCGGAGGGACCGACGCGCATCCGCGGGACGCTCGCCTCGATCGAAGCACGGCTCGATCCCACGCGGTTCGCCCGCATTCACCGTCGTTATCTCGTCGCGCTCGATGCGTTGCGAGAAGTCCGCGCGTGGTCGGGCGGCGATCAGCTGGTCGTGCTCGACGGCGGAGCCAAGCTTCCGGTCAGCCGCAATCATCGCGACGAGCTCGAAGCGCGCCTACGGGAGCGGCGATGA
- a CDS encoding sensor histidine kinase, with the protein MTRWARFGLISFWAVPAAVATLGMQLVPSRVRPDMTAGEILLIQLALWLPWGLSTLLIFAVGDRFPFERGKVGRALAVHIPLCAIVVVLQILAMTGVEVVSGLREPMPLGSTIAVGVRLWGDLFTVIYCGIVVAHGAIRWSAAYRAQQLAAASLGRDLVEAQLRALQGQLRPHFLFNTLNSIVAMIDRDPEAAQRMIIQLAELLRAALRTADTQEIPLAQELELTRLYVDIEKVRFSDRLEVLWRVDVDPERLVPALVLQPLVENAIVHGIARKSGPGRIVVEVAERDRGLSVRVVDDGVGLSEGRASAPGGIGLANLRARLQRLYGAAGTLELAPCAGGGTEATLLIPRRAI; encoded by the coding sequence ATGACGCGCTGGGCGCGCTTCGGCTTGATCTCGTTCTGGGCGGTGCCCGCCGCCGTCGCGACGCTCGGCATGCAGCTCGTGCCCTCCCGTGTCCGTCCCGACATGACCGCCGGCGAGATCCTCCTCATCCAGCTCGCGCTCTGGCTGCCGTGGGGGCTCTCGACGCTCCTGATCTTCGCCGTCGGCGATCGATTCCCCTTCGAGCGCGGCAAAGTCGGGCGGGCGCTCGCGGTCCACATCCCGTTGTGCGCGATCGTCGTCGTGCTGCAGATCCTCGCGATGACCGGCGTGGAGGTCGTCAGCGGCCTCCGAGAGCCGATGCCCCTCGGCAGCACGATTGCCGTGGGCGTCCGCCTGTGGGGCGATCTGTTCACCGTGATCTATTGCGGCATCGTGGTCGCTCACGGCGCGATCCGCTGGAGCGCCGCATACCGCGCGCAGCAGCTCGCGGCGGCGAGCTTGGGCCGGGACCTCGTCGAGGCGCAGCTTCGCGCGCTGCAAGGGCAGCTCCGGCCGCACTTCCTGTTCAACACCCTGAACTCGATCGTCGCGATGATCGACCGTGATCCCGAAGCCGCGCAGCGGATGATCATCCAGCTCGCCGAGCTGCTCCGCGCGGCGCTCCGCACGGCCGACACCCAGGAGATCCCGCTCGCGCAGGAGCTCGAGCTCACGCGGCTCTACGTGGACATCGAGAAGGTGAGGTTCTCCGATCGTCTCGAGGTCCTGTGGCGCGTCGACGTCGATCCGGAAAGGCTCGTGCCGGCACTCGTCCTCCAGCCGCTGGTCGAGAACGCCATCGTCCACGGCATCGCGCGCAAGAGCGGGCCCGGGCGCATCGTGGTCGAGGTGGCCGAGCGCGACCGCGGCCTTTCGGTGCGCGTCGTGGACGACGGCGTAGGGCTAAGTGAAGGGCGCGCCTCCGCCCCCGGCGGGATCGGCCTCGCGAACCTGAGGGCGCGATTGCAGCGTCTCTACGGCGCGGCCGGAACACTCGAGCTCGCGCCCTGCGCGGGCGGCGGAACCGAGGCGACCCTGCTGATTCCGCGCCGAGCCATCTAG